One window from the genome of Sardina pilchardus chromosome 12, fSarPil1.1, whole genome shotgun sequence encodes:
- the LOC134097660 gene encoding interferon-induced GTP-binding protein Mx2-like, protein MERADGVFHHHYDEQVRPLIDVIDALRFIGIDQDLALPAIAVIGDQSSGKSSVLEALSGVALPRGSGIVTRCPLELKLRTLKLGEKWTAIIKYSGTEIKFDDPSLVEERVRDAQDELAGDGVGISSSLIHLEIMSPDVSDLTLIDLPGITRVPVPGQPDDISDQIKKLILHFIEKSATINLVVVPCNVDIATTEALRMAQEVDPEGKRTLAILTKPDLVDGGTEPNILKIALNQVIPLSKGYIMVKCRGQQQIHDKMSLAEAIRMERDFFQHHKYFSCLLEEGRATTQFLATELTQELVKHIKDSLPRLSDQVNSKLSDTKQLLTKFKKGPPLDPEEKKEYFVEIISRFTDKIKCLVSGEVINSEHLYVLLRAQFGEFKRVLENSKNSFGQKVEEVVADYDAKHRGRELPAFSEYRVFLKTAQDLVVEQQPPALETLKNIKDIVQDQFKEISKTCFSNYPYLRRFTMKTIEDIQSRQETTVAERICEQFKMEKLVFTQDSILNERLDAAEENYADLDSRKNYPKILKEYYQIVVQRLADQVPMLILHFLLHESMRILCLKVQGLMEIHKLDEYLEESTESSRRRNELHHRQERLVFAYEKLSVFF, encoded by the exons ATGGAGCGAGCCGATGGTGTTTTCCACCACCACTATGATGAGCAAGTCCGGCCATTGATAGATGTCATCGATGCCCTCCGCTTCATTGGCATTGATCAGGATCTGGCCCTGCCTGCCATAGCTGTGATCGGAGACCAGAGCTCAGGGAAGAGCTCTGTGCTGGAGGCGCTGTCTGGAGTGGCTCTCCCCAGAGGCAGCG GCATTGTGACGAGATGTCCTCTGGAACTGAAGTTGAGGACGCTGAAGCTGGGAGAGAAATGGACTGCTATCATCAAATACAGCGGGACAGAGATCAAGTTTGATGACCCTTCCCTGGTTGAGGAACGTGTCAGGGATG CCCAGGATGAGTTGGCGGGAGATGGCGTTGGGATCAGCAGCTCTCTGATCCATCTGGAGATCATGTCTCCTGATGTGTCTGATCTCACTCTCATCGACTTGCCCGGGATCACCAGAGTCCCAGTGCCTGGCCAACCAGACGACATCTCAGACCAG ATTAAAAAGCTCATATTGCACTTTATTGAGAAGAGTGCAACGATTAACCTGGTGGTGGTCCCATGTAATGTTGACATAGCAACAACTGAAGCTCTCAGAATGGCCCAGGAAGTTGATCCAGAAGGGAAAAGAACTTTGG CCATTCTGACAAAGCCAGACCTTGTGGATGGTGGAACTGAaccaaacattttaaaaattgCTCTAAACCAAGTTATCCCGCTCAGCAAGGGATATATAATGGTGAAGTGCCGGGGTCAACAGCAAATTCATGACAAAATGTCTCTGGCTGAGGCCATTCGGATGGAGAGAGACTTTTTCCAACATCACAAGTATTTTAG CTGCCTTCTAGAAGAGGGAAGAGCCACTACCCAGTTCCTTGCTACTGAACTGACCCAGGAGCTGGTGAAGCATATCAAG GATTCTCTTCCAAGATTGTCTGATCAGGTGAATTCAAAGCTGAGCGATACCAAGCAACTCTTAACTAAGTTCAAGAAAGGTCCTCCACTGGATcctgaggagaagaaggagtaCTTTGTTGAG ATCATTAGCCGGTTTACTGACAAGATCAAATGCCTGGTCTCAGGAGAAGTCATTAACAGTGAACACCTCTATGTGCTCCTTCGTGCCCAGTTTGGAGAATTTAAAAGGGTCCTTGAAAACAGCAAGAATTCAT TTGGCCAGAAAGTGGAAGAGGTTGTTGCCGACTATGATGCaaaacacagaggaagagagttaCCTGCTTTTAGCGAGTACAGAGTGTTTTTGAAGACAGCACAAGATCTGGTGGTGGAGCAACAGCCTCCAGCCCTTGAGACTTTGAAGAACATAAAAG ATATTGTCCAAGATCAATTTAAGGAAATCTCAAAAACATGCTTCTCAAACTATCCTTACCTCAGACGTTTCACAATG AAAACAATAGAAGATATCCAGTCGAGACAGGAGACCACAGTGGCAGAGAGAATCTGTGAGCAGTTTAAGATGGAGAAGCTGGTCTTTACACAGGACAGCATCCTCAATGAAAGACTGGACGCTGCTGAAGAGAACTATGCTGATTTAGACAGCAGGAAGAACTACCCCAAGATACTTAAAGAGTATTACCAg aTTGTGGTGCAGCGGCTGGCAGACCAGGTCCCCATGCTGATCCTGCACTTCCTGCTGCATGAGTCCATGCGCATCCTGTGCCTCAAGGTGCAGGGCCTCATGGAGATCCACAAGCTGGACGAGTATCTGGAGGAGAGCACGGAGAGCAGCCGCCGTCGCAACGAGCTGCATCACCGCCAGGAGCGCCTCGTCTTCGCGTACGAGAAGCTCAGTGTGTTTTTCTGA